From the genome of Lutzomyia longipalpis isolate SR_M1_2022 chromosome 2, ASM2433408v1, one region includes:
- the LOC129790656 gene encoding uncharacterized protein LOC129790656 isoform X2, with protein sequence MPRMEAEQAGEASGSGTGSARTLTEGVQGHSSSFGSIEPYIHDEGDDFEEYLERMESFLDTNRITDSVRKRDVFITFAGKEIYKALKAAIQPRKVRELTYKEMTQVLTNKYARKKSRIGQRFKFHNRVQAEGESIEDFAQDLQFLAQSCEYGNALDESLRDRFVCGLRNTRIQTKLIDDDQATFDQVLRTALNMELTEESVKMIHPLKTENIAKIAHVKQKAPSKQRKGGTPYIKCYNCNKWGSHVAAECKVKKKSSRKEFSRRESSKKEAKKKHEVKNLQYIASDSSDSSEGYRIDRAVHSLRLGSILKEGKLRNHTPNEVEREGSVSDPVYIEVSMGKYKIKMEIDCGAHTSVMHVDDYKKYFSEFPLRKCALTLSVVTGDDIAIVGQIKGEIKIKFGSGRKQKFEKMRIVIISCAHRFIPLCGRDWISRIYPQWRNTFKCNAIKEKENKSTIIVRLRRRSAHPVVFY encoded by the exons ATGCCAAGAATGGAAGCGGAACAAGCTGGAGAAGCTTCAGGAAGTGGCACGGGATCAGCCAGGACCCTCACAGAGGGAGTGCAAGGACATAGTAGCTCATTTGGCTCAATTGAACCATACATTCACGACGAGGGAGACGATTTTGAGGAATATCTCGAAAGGATGGAGAGTTTCTTGGACACGAATAGAATCACGGACAGCGTAAGGAAGAGAGATGTGTTCATCACTTTCGCCGGAAAGGAGATTTACAAGGCTCTGAAAGCCGCAATTCAGCCAAGGAAGGTGAGGGAACTCACATATAAGGAAATGACTCAGGTGTTAACCAACAAATATGCGAGAAAGAAGAGTCGAATTGGGCAGAGATTCAAGTTCCACAATAGAGTCCAAGCAGAAGGAGAATCCATCGAAGATTTCGCTCAAGATTTGCAGTTTTTGGCACAGTCTTGTGAGTACGGAAATGCTCTTGATGAATCGCTGCGGGATAGATTTGTCTGTGGTCTCAGAAATACACGGATTCAGACCAAACTGATCGATGACGATCAAGCCACTTTCGACCAGGTGTTAAGGACGGCACTGAACATGGAACTCACAGAGGAGAGTGTGAAAATGATACATCCGTTAAAAACGGAAAACATCGCGAAAATTGCCCATGTGAAGCAGAAAGCGCCATCCAAGCAGAGAAAAGGAGGAACACCATACATCAAGTGCTACAATTGCAACAAGTGGGGATCCCACGTGGCAGCAGAATgcaaagtgaagaagaaatcaTCAAGGAAGGAATTTTCGAGAAGGGAATCGTCAAAGAAGGAAGCCAAGAAGAAGcacgaagtgaaaaatctaCAGTACATCGCCAGCGACAGCTCCGACAGCTCAGAAGGATACCGCATAGATAGAGCTGTCCACTCATTGCGATTAGGATCAATTCTTAAGGAAGGAAAATTGCGCAACCATACACCAAATGAGGTGGAGCGAGAGGGCTCGGTAAGTGATCCAGTTTATATTGAGGTAAGTATGGGTAagtataaaatcaaaatggaaattgattGCGGTGCTCATACATCAGTAATGCATGTAGatgattataaaaaatatttcagcgAGTTCCCATTGCGAAAGTGTGCGTTAACTTTATCAGTAGTTACGGGAGATGATATTGCTATTGTTGGGCAAATTAaaggggaaataaaaattaaatttggctCAGGGAGAAagcaaaaattcgaaaaaatgagaattgtGATAATCAGTTGTGCGCATCGTTTTATACCACTCTGTGGGCGCGATTGGATTAGTAGAATTTACCCACAGTGGAGAAATACATTCAAGTGCAATGCGattaaagagaaagagaataaGA GTACAATCATTGTCCGACTACGACGACGAAGTGCTCACCCAGTAGTTTTCTACTAA
- the LOC129790656 gene encoding uncharacterized protein K02A2.6-like isoform X1: protein MPRMEAEQAGEASGSGTGSARTLTEGVQGHSSSFGSIEPYIHDEGDDFEEYLERMESFLDTNRITDSVRKRDVFITFAGKEIYKALKAAIQPRKVRELTYKEMTQVLTNKYARKKSRIGQRFKFHNRVQAEGESIEDFAQDLQFLAQSCEYGNALDESLRDRFVCGLRNTRIQTKLIDDDQATFDQVLRTALNMELTEESVKMIHPLKTENIAKIAHVKQKAPSKQRKGGTPYIKCYNCNKWGSHVAAECKVKKKSSRKEFSRRESSKKEAKKKHEVKNLQYIASDSSDSSEGYRIDRAVHSLRLGSILKEGKLRNHTPNEVEREGSVSDPVYIEVSMGKYKIKMEIDCGAHTSVMHVDDYKKYFSEFPLRKCALTLSVVTGDDIAIVGQIKGEIKIKFGSGRKQKFEKMRIVIISCAHRFIPLCGRDWISRIYPQWRNTFKCNAIKEKENKSEEKRNTKILANVLEEYKDVFDVSDNSPVKHFKVDIVLKEDAKPIFHKPYTVPFGIRDEVEREVNRLVENGILKPVQYSRWASPIVVAKKKNGKIRLCVDCKVTVNKCIEVAHYPLPRTDECFLNLANCSVFCVVDLAGAYQQLEVAADSQELLTINTHKGLFRFSRLIFGLSSSPAIFQSIMDQILSGIPQISCFIDDILIGGKNVEDCEKILRKVLSRLRKFNVKANREKCVFFRNSVEYLGHLLSKDGIRPLLDKLETIKLAERPQNVTQLKSYIGLLTYYGKFIKNLAEKLSPLYHLLQKEVPFEWTDLHQKTFEESKLWLQKDNFLIHYQSDLPLTISVDASATGVGAVLSHIVNGVERPIYFASSTLSKAERGYSNCEREALSLVFAVRKFHKYIYGRKVQVFTDHASLKEIFGNIKRSSAVATARLARWAIQLGMYDLNIQYRKGTQNGNADFLSRFPINKPTGIKEIKINFLDIIGVIPLTEHELIKETAKDKVLQELKKLIKTRYPKDHEVQNNALKPYLRFKADLTINNELIYLGNRVIIPESMRENVLKLIHGGHEGIVRVKMLARSCCWWPRIDSDLETMIASCEICQKHSSKPAKISLTPWKKSEGPWERIHIDFMHFGGKTILIVVDSYSKYMDLYLMTNSNAEDVISKLRNLFSTWGLPRVLVSDNGPPFFSRKFQKFLEVNGIKYVSTPPYHPSSNGYNHCPTTTTKCSPSSFLLSYTPRSSVTIVDDDTSTNTDESQKVSGKEPVKRKDKSESSKEEGSKLVKGGEAVRMKRKEKETLEVGQKVYYCSPFGWRIGTIAKRLSKVVYIITINGNRIKVHRDQLKKYTPNIKSGESSPNPVERSSTTSSTPCSTGTASRSPRNSTDDDVFYSPAALSHPTPRLIETPRRSGRLLSRPRINYKV, encoded by the exons ATGCCAAGAATGGAAGCGGAACAAGCTGGAGAAGCTTCAGGAAGTGGCACGGGATCAGCCAGGACCCTCACAGAGGGAGTGCAAGGACATAGTAGCTCATTTGGCTCAATTGAACCATACATTCACGACGAGGGAGACGATTTTGAGGAATATCTCGAAAGGATGGAGAGTTTCTTGGACACGAATAGAATCACGGACAGCGTAAGGAAGAGAGATGTGTTCATCACTTTCGCCGGAAAGGAGATTTACAAGGCTCTGAAAGCCGCAATTCAGCCAAGGAAGGTGAGGGAACTCACATATAAGGAAATGACTCAGGTGTTAACCAACAAATATGCGAGAAAGAAGAGTCGAATTGGGCAGAGATTCAAGTTCCACAATAGAGTCCAAGCAGAAGGAGAATCCATCGAAGATTTCGCTCAAGATTTGCAGTTTTTGGCACAGTCTTGTGAGTACGGAAATGCTCTTGATGAATCGCTGCGGGATAGATTTGTCTGTGGTCTCAGAAATACACGGATTCAGACCAAACTGATCGATGACGATCAAGCCACTTTCGACCAGGTGTTAAGGACGGCACTGAACATGGAACTCACAGAGGAGAGTGTGAAAATGATACATCCGTTAAAAACGGAAAACATCGCGAAAATTGCCCATGTGAAGCAGAAAGCGCCATCCAAGCAGAGAAAAGGAGGAACACCATACATCAAGTGCTACAATTGCAACAAGTGGGGATCCCACGTGGCAGCAGAATgcaaagtgaagaagaaatcaTCAAGGAAGGAATTTTCGAGAAGGGAATCGTCAAAGAAGGAAGCCAAGAAGAAGcacgaagtgaaaaatctaCAGTACATCGCCAGCGACAGCTCCGACAGCTCAGAAGGATACCGCATAGATAGAGCTGTCCACTCATTGCGATTAGGATCAATTCTTAAGGAAGGAAAATTGCGCAACCATACACCAAATGAGGTGGAGCGAGAGGGCTCGGTAAGTGATCCAGTTTATATTGAGGTAAGTATGGGTAagtataaaatcaaaatggaaattgattGCGGTGCTCATACATCAGTAATGCATGTAGatgattataaaaaatatttcagcgAGTTCCCATTGCGAAAGTGTGCGTTAACTTTATCAGTAGTTACGGGAGATGATATTGCTATTGTTGGGCAAATTAaaggggaaataaaaattaaatttggctCAGGGAGAAagcaaaaattcgaaaaaatgagaattgtGATAATCAGTTGTGCGCATCGTTTTATACCACTCTGTGGGCGCGATTGGATTAGTAGAATTTACCCACAGTGGAGAAATACATTCAAGTGCAATGCGattaaagagaaagagaataaGAGTGAGGAAAAGAGAAATACGAAAATTCTTGCAAATGTTCTTGAGGAATATAAAGATGTCTTTGATGTTTCGGACAACAGCCCGGTGAAGCATTTTAAAGTTGATATTGTGCTGAAAGAAGACGCGAAACCCATTTTTCACAAACCTTACACAGTACCTTTTGGTATACGCGATGAAGTGGAAAGGGAAGTAAATAGGTTGGTGGAAAATGGTATTTTAAAACCAGTACAATATTCCCGTTGGGCTTCACCCATTGTGGtagccaagaaaaaaaatggcaaaataagATTATGTGTGGATTGTAAAGTTACAGTGAATAAATGCATAGAAGTAGCTCATTACCCTTTGCCAAGGACGGATGAATGTTTCTTGAATTTGGCAAATTGCTCGGTTTTTTGTGTGGTAGACCTAGCAGGGGCTTACCAGCAATTAGAAGTTGCAGCAGATTCACAAGAACTTTTGACTATAAATACCCACAAGGGATTATTCCGATTTTCACGATTAATTTTCGGATTAAGTTCAAGTCCAGCGATTTTTCAATCCATAATGGATCAAATTTTGTCCGGAATTCCTCAAATCTCTTGCTTTATTGATGATATTTTAATTGGCGGGAAAAATGTAGAAGATtgcgagaaaattttaagaaaagtacTTTCGAGGTTGAGGAAATTTAACGTAAAAGCAAATAGAGAAAAGTGcgttttctttagaaattccGTTGAGTATTTGGGACATTTATTGTCCAAGGACGGCATAAGGCCATTGCTGGACAAACTcgaaacaattaaattagcGGAAAGACCCCAAAATGTGACTCAATTAAAATCATACATTGGCTTGTTGACTTATTATGGTAAGTTTATAAAGAATCTTGCAGAGAAATTATCGCCGCTGTACCatcttttacaaaaagaagTTCCTTTTGAATGGACTGATTTGCATCAAAAAACGTTCGAAGAAAGCAAACTTTGGCTGCAAAAAGATAATTTCCTGATTCACTATCAAAGTGATTTGCCACTGACGATCAGCGTAGACGCATCGGCAACAGGAGTAGGCGCAGTGCTATCGCACATAGTAAATGGGGTAGAACGACCTATATATTTTGCTTCCTCAACGCTGTCAAAAGCGGAAAGAGGATACTCGAATTGTGAGAGAGAAGCTCTCAGTTTAGTATTTGCGGTCAGAAAGTTCCATAAGTACATTTATGGGAGAAAAGTCCAGGTCTTTACAGATCATGCGAGTTTAAAGGAAATATTCGGCAACATAAAACGAAGTAGTGCAGTTGCTACGGCAAGATTAGCCAGATGGGCGATACAGTTGGGCATGTATGACCTCAATATACAATACAGAAAAGGTACACAAAACGGCAATGCGGATTTTCTCTCAAGATTCCCTATAAACAAACCTACGggaattaaagaaatcaaaattaattttttagatatAATTGGAGTCATTCCGTTAACAGAGCATGAGTTGATTAAAGAAACTGCGAAAGATAAAGTTTTACAAGAATTGAAAAAGTTGATTAAAACAAGATATCCTAAAGATCATGAAGTTCAAAATAATGCATTAAAACCTTATTTACGATTCAAGGCGGATTTAACGATTAACAATGAGTTGATTTATCTGGGAAATCGGGTAATAATTCCAGAAAGTATGCGCGAGAATGTTTTGAAGTTAATTCACGGCGGGCATGAGGGAATCGTAAGAGTCAAAATGTTGGCCAGGTCATGCTGCTGGTGGCCTCGAATTGATTCCGATTTAGAAACAATGATCGCAAGTTGTGAAATTTGTCAGAAACATTCATCCAAACcagcaaaaatatctttaacgCCTTGGAAAAAATCAGAAGGTCCATGGGAAAGAATCCATATTGACTTTATGCATTTCGGGGGTAAAACGATCTTAATTGTAGTTGACAGTTATTCCAAGTACATGGATTTATACTTGATGACCAATTCTAACGCGGAGGACGTTATTTCGAAACTGAGAAATTTGTTTTCTACTTGGGGTTTACCACGAGTATTAGTTTCGGATAACGGACCAccatttttctcaagaaaatttcaaaaatttttagaagtaAATGGTATTAAGTATGTATCCACACCACCCTATCATCCGAGTTCTAATGG GTACAATCATTGTCCGACTACGACGACGAAGTGCTCACCCAGTAGTTTTCTACTAAGCTACACACCCAGATCATCGGTTACGATTGTTGATGACGACACTAGCACGAACACGGACGAATCTCAGAAGGTATCTGGCAAGGAGCCAGTAAAGAGGAAGGACAAGTCAGAATCCTCCAAGGAGGAAGGATCAAAGCTTGTAAAAGGGGGAGAAGCAGTACGCATGAAGCGTAAAGAAAAGGAAACACTTGAAGTGGGACAAAAGGTTTATTATTGTTCACCGTTTGGATGGAGAATAGGCACAATTGCCAAGCGTTTGTCTAAAGTGGTTTATATAATCACTATAAATGGAAATCGAATTAAGGTACACCGCGACCAACTGAAGAAGTACACTCCGAACATTAAATCTGGCGAATCTTCACCAAATCCTGTAGAAAGATCATCGACTACAAGTTCGACACCCTGTTCAACAGGAACCGCATCACGAAGTCCGAGGAACTCAACAGACGATGATGTTTTCTATAGTCCAGCGGCATTGTCACACCCAACACCGAGATTGATAGAGACACCACGCCGAAGCGGCAGGTTATTGTCAAGACCGCGAATCAATTATAAAGtgtaa
- the LOC129790656 gene encoding uncharacterized protein LOC129790656 isoform X4 — MPRMEAEQAGEASGSGTGSARTLTEGVQGHSSSFGSIEPYIHDEGDDFEEYLERMESFLDTNRITDSVRKRDVFITFAGKEIYKALKAAIQPRKVRELTYKEMTQVLTNKYARKKSRIGQRFKFHNRVQAEGESIEDFAQDLQFLAQSCEYGNALDESLRDRFVCGLRNTRIQTKLIDDDQATFDQVLRTALNMELTEESVKMIHPLKTENIAKIAHVKQKAPSKQRKGGTPYIKCYNCNKWGSHVAAECKVKKKSSRKEFSRRESSKKEAKKKHEVKNLQYIASDSSDSSEGYRIDRAVHSLRLGSILKEGKLRNHTPNEVEREGSVQSLSDYDDEVLTQ; from the exons ATGCCAAGAATGGAAGCGGAACAAGCTGGAGAAGCTTCAGGAAGTGGCACGGGATCAGCCAGGACCCTCACAGAGGGAGTGCAAGGACATAGTAGCTCATTTGGCTCAATTGAACCATACATTCACGACGAGGGAGACGATTTTGAGGAATATCTCGAAAGGATGGAGAGTTTCTTGGACACGAATAGAATCACGGACAGCGTAAGGAAGAGAGATGTGTTCATCACTTTCGCCGGAAAGGAGATTTACAAGGCTCTGAAAGCCGCAATTCAGCCAAGGAAGGTGAGGGAACTCACATATAAGGAAATGACTCAGGTGTTAACCAACAAATATGCGAGAAAGAAGAGTCGAATTGGGCAGAGATTCAAGTTCCACAATAGAGTCCAAGCAGAAGGAGAATCCATCGAAGATTTCGCTCAAGATTTGCAGTTTTTGGCACAGTCTTGTGAGTACGGAAATGCTCTTGATGAATCGCTGCGGGATAGATTTGTCTGTGGTCTCAGAAATACACGGATTCAGACCAAACTGATCGATGACGATCAAGCCACTTTCGACCAGGTGTTAAGGACGGCACTGAACATGGAACTCACAGAGGAGAGTGTGAAAATGATACATCCGTTAAAAACGGAAAACATCGCGAAAATTGCCCATGTGAAGCAGAAAGCGCCATCCAAGCAGAGAAAAGGAGGAACACCATACATCAAGTGCTACAATTGCAACAAGTGGGGATCCCACGTGGCAGCAGAATgcaaagtgaagaagaaatcaTCAAGGAAGGAATTTTCGAGAAGGGAATCGTCAAAGAAGGAAGCCAAGAAGAAGcacgaagtgaaaaatctaCAGTACATCGCCAGCGACAGCTCCGACAGCTCAGAAGGATACCGCATAGATAGAGCTGTCCACTCATTGCGATTAGGATCAATTCTTAAGGAAGGAAAATTGCGCAACCATACACCAAATGAGGTGGAGCGAGAGGGCTCG GTACAATCATTGTCCGACTACGACGACGAAGTGCTCACCCAGTAG
- the LOC129790656 gene encoding uncharacterized protein LOC129790656 isoform X3 produces the protein MPRMEAEQAGEASGSGTGSARTLTEGVQGHSSSFGSIEPYIHDEGDDFEEYLERMESFLDTNRITDSVRKRDVFITFAGKEIYKALKAAIQPRKVRELTYKEMTQVLTNKYARKKSRIGQRFKFHNRVQAEGESIEDFAQDLQFLAQSCEYGNALDESLRDRFVCGLRNTRIQTKLIDDDQATFDQVLRTALNMELTEESVKMIHPLKTENIAKIAHVKQKAPSKQRKGGTPYIKCYNCNKWGSHVAAECKVKKKSSRKEFSRRESSKKEAKKKHEVKNLQYIASDSSDSSEGYRIDRAVHSLRLGSILKEGKLRNHTPNEVEREGSVSDPVYIEVQSLSDYDDEVLTQ, from the exons ATGCCAAGAATGGAAGCGGAACAAGCTGGAGAAGCTTCAGGAAGTGGCACGGGATCAGCCAGGACCCTCACAGAGGGAGTGCAAGGACATAGTAGCTCATTTGGCTCAATTGAACCATACATTCACGACGAGGGAGACGATTTTGAGGAATATCTCGAAAGGATGGAGAGTTTCTTGGACACGAATAGAATCACGGACAGCGTAAGGAAGAGAGATGTGTTCATCACTTTCGCCGGAAAGGAGATTTACAAGGCTCTGAAAGCCGCAATTCAGCCAAGGAAGGTGAGGGAACTCACATATAAGGAAATGACTCAGGTGTTAACCAACAAATATGCGAGAAAGAAGAGTCGAATTGGGCAGAGATTCAAGTTCCACAATAGAGTCCAAGCAGAAGGAGAATCCATCGAAGATTTCGCTCAAGATTTGCAGTTTTTGGCACAGTCTTGTGAGTACGGAAATGCTCTTGATGAATCGCTGCGGGATAGATTTGTCTGTGGTCTCAGAAATACACGGATTCAGACCAAACTGATCGATGACGATCAAGCCACTTTCGACCAGGTGTTAAGGACGGCACTGAACATGGAACTCACAGAGGAGAGTGTGAAAATGATACATCCGTTAAAAACGGAAAACATCGCGAAAATTGCCCATGTGAAGCAGAAAGCGCCATCCAAGCAGAGAAAAGGAGGAACACCATACATCAAGTGCTACAATTGCAACAAGTGGGGATCCCACGTGGCAGCAGAATgcaaagtgaagaagaaatcaTCAAGGAAGGAATTTTCGAGAAGGGAATCGTCAAAGAAGGAAGCCAAGAAGAAGcacgaagtgaaaaatctaCAGTACATCGCCAGCGACAGCTCCGACAGCTCAGAAGGATACCGCATAGATAGAGCTGTCCACTCATTGCGATTAGGATCAATTCTTAAGGAAGGAAAATTGCGCAACCATACACCAAATGAGGTGGAGCGAGAGGGCTCGGTAAGTGATCCAGTTTATATTGAG GTACAATCATTGTCCGACTACGACGACGAAGTGCTCACCCAGTAG
- the LOC129790718 gene encoding GTP-binding protein 10 homolog — MVFLTSNLLYSGGKFIRKHFRPHFLDSLRLTVTGGHGGNGFPKIGGVGGQGGCVYFVAKEGYTLKNVVKAHSTKRIKAAAGEDSTKVRLLGRRGNDQRISVPVGITVIDETGRKIGDLNEEGKTFTAAGGGPGGCSGNSFIGQPGQSRTLTLDLKLIADAGLVGFPNAGKSTFLKAISKASPKIASYPFTTIKPQLGIIEYTDYRQISVADLPGLIEGAHANIGMGHKFLKHVERTRMLILIADIFGFQLSPQHQKRTCLQNVYALNRELELYDPTLLEKPSILLINKLDLEGASEEFERIQPNLHRLEEQVAECPEEIRPRKLLNFERILPISAKEGMDIDRVVANIREVLDEAAEEDVLEPDLERLTRKNREYGPKVV, encoded by the exons ATGGTTTTTCTAACGAGTAATTTGCTGTATTCCGGTGGGAAG TTTATAAGGAAACACTTTCGCCCACACTTCCTGGACAGCCTTCGATTGACCGTAACTGGAGGACATGGTGGGAATGGTTTTCCCAAAATTGGGGGTGTTGGAGGGCAGGGAGGGTGTGTCTATTTTGTGGCCAAGGAAGGATATACCCTGAAGAATGTGGTTAAAGCACATTCAACAAAGCGCATCAAGGCAGCAGCTGGGGAGGACAGTACAAAGGTGCGCCTTTTGGGAAGACGCGGCAATGATCAGAGAATTTCTGTGCCGGTTGGCATTACAGTCATCGATGAGACTGGGCGAAAAATTGGGGATCTCAATGAGGAGGGGAAGACATTCACAGCAGCCGGTGGAGGGCCAGGTGGTTGCTCCGGGAACTCCTTCATCGGTCAACCTGGTCAATCGCGCACATTGACGCTGGATCTCAAATTAATTGCCGATGCCGGGCTCGTTGGGTTCCCAAATGCTGGGAAAAGTACATTCTTGAAGGCAATCTCCAAAGCATCCCCAAAGATTGCTTCCTATCCAT TCACAACGATAAAACCTCAACTGGGTATTATTGAGTACACAGACTACCGGCAAATCTCCGTGGCAGACCTCCCGGGGTTGATTGAGGGAGCCCACGCAAATATCGGAATGGGGCACAAATTCCTGAAGCACGTCGAAAGGACGAGAATGCTAATCCTCattgcggatatttttggtTTTCAGCTGAGTCCTCAGCATCAGAAACGCACCTGCTTGCAAAATGTCTACGCCTTGAATCGAGAACTTGAACTGTACGATCCCACATTGCTGGAAAAACCTTCGATACTGCTAATCAACAAGTTGGATCTTGAGGGAGCTTCTGAGGAATTTGAGAGGATTCAACCCAATCTCCATCGGCTTGAGGAGCAAGTTGCGGAATGCCCAGAAGAGATTCGACCGAGGAAACTTCTCAATTTCGAACGAATCCTCCCTATTTCGGCGAAAGAAGGAATGGACATTGATCGGGTTGTTGCCAACATTCGAGAAGTTCTCGATGAAGCTGCCGAAGAGGATGTCCTGGAGCCGGATTTAGAGAGATTGACGAGAAAAAATCGTGAGTACGGCCCCAAAGTTGTTTAG
- the LOC129790687 gene encoding zinc finger protein 20-like yields MARDLREEATSQEIPSDDEDLKQIWSEYQADTQSECKNESFRLDCCYCAERFPSSKQRFRHEKTCVIGPVERFSCKLCCINFRYEQGLWRHDLRHQLPGGFLCHICNAGFTSHTDRVQHMDAQHREYKCQICVGSFRKKVDYVNHIVRTHSNCKCWILQKSVKEEEAIKDSTQLTCDKCGSCMGSLAAKLEQLAGENEVSIIHPMETIHIEEYPAKQDKIPTDVELFNGIADEPQKSKPIRRSPKRRKRPSPEKILITSDEEFPDLDDDLPLSRLKKQATTTEHYTVEEVIEPPERRRNKRKRISIESGNSDGSNEVAFQDVSESNDSLKNWVKAAGGRRRRSSTNDEQKICKIPEYRCKLCPQIYCFEKRYLGHLKTEHGIEMKPESENENDSQYNLKETFLLGYRKHGCRFCKRRFATKEALTNHERCHTPDGKLRIKCTLCSELFEDEQQIKEHKKSVHRDEVTCKFCNKTYAGERNLQTHIDLRHTKTKTIKKMTYLCRKCGKNFTSKTALLDHERSDCGKAPIYQCDVCKKFYHSAGSLKGHKTLHTKVRPFLCKFCGKSYRNPGQLRVHERTHTGEKPHKCTYCPKAFSHRETLLTHITMHTGFKRFMCSGCGKRFACISNLQVHRKAHADTCGLVPNCTKAVGPMDIHLMPQEDNQM; encoded by the exons atggCTCGAGATTTGAGGGAGGAAGCAACATCCCAGGAGATTCCTAGCGATGATGAGGATTTGAAGCAAATCTGGTCAGAGTATCAAGCAGATACACAATCTGAGTGCAAAAATGAATCCTTTAGACTCGATTGCTGCTACTGCG CTGAGAGATTCCCATCTTCCAAGCAGCGCTTCCGCCATGAGAAAACCTGTGTAATTGGTCCAGTTGAGAGGTTTTCGTGTAAGTTGTGTTGCATCAATTTCCGATACGAACAGGGATTGTGGCGGCATGATCTTCGTCATCAACTTCCAGGAGGATTCCTCTGTCACATCTGCAATGCTGGATTTACATCCCACACTGATCGTGTTCAACACATGGATGCTCAGCATCGTGAATATAAATGCCAAATCTGTGTGGGGAGCTTCCGGAAGAAGGTGGACTACGTTAATCACATTGTACGGACGCACAGCAACTGCAAGTGTTGGATCCTCCAGAAGAGTGTCAAAGAGGAAGAGGCCATTAAGGATAGTACTCAGCTGACGTGTGATAAATGTGGAAGTTGTATGGGAAGCCTGGCGGCTAAACTGGAGCAACTTGCGGGTGAAAATGAAGTCTCCATCATTCATCCCATGGAGACAATTCACATTGAGGAATATCCTGCGAAACAAGACAAAATCCCAACGGATGTAGAGCTGTTTAATGGAATTGCCGATGAACCACAAAAATCCAAGCCAATTCGCCGTTCTCCGAAGAGACGGAAACGTCCATCTccggaaaaaattctcattacaAGTGACGAAGAATTTCCAGATCTCGATGATGATTTACCTCTGTCTCGATTGAAGAAACAAGCAACAACAACAGAACATTACACTGTTGAGGAAGTCATCGAACCTCCGGAAAGGAGGAGAAATAAAAGGAAGAGAATATCAATTGAATCAGGAAATTCAGACGGCTCCAATGAAGTTGCTTTTCAGGATGTGAGTGAATCAAATGATTCTCTAAAGAACTGGGTGAAAGCAGCTGGAGGACGACGGAGGAGATCATCAACAAATGACGAGCAGAAGATTTGCAAAATTCCCGAATATCGCTGCAAACTCTGCCCGCAGATCTATTGCTTCGAGAAGAGGTACCTTGGGCACCTTAAAACGGAGCATGGAATTGAGATGAAGCCTGAATCTGAGAATGAAAATGACAGCCAGTACAACTTGAAGGAGACTTTCTTACTTGGCTACCGGAAGCACGGATGTAGATTCTGCAAAAGACGCTTTGCCACCAAGGAAGCCCTCACGAACCATGAGAGATGCCACA CTCCTGACGGGAAGCTTCGGATTAAATGCACGCTGTGCAGTGAACTCTTTGAGGATGAGCAGCAGATAAAGGAGCACAAGAAGTCAGTTCACAGGGATGAAGTAACGTGTAAgttttgcaataaaacttACGCCGGAGAACGCAACTTGCAGACTCACATCGATCTTCGGCACACAAAGACTAAAACAATCAAAAAGATGACCTACCTGTGCAGGAAATGTGGCAAGAATTTCACCTCCAAGACTGCTCTGCTGGATCATGAGCGATCAGACTGCGGCAAAGCACCCATCTATCAATGCGATGTGTGCAAGAAGTTCTACCACAGCGCTGGTTCCCTGAAAGGTCACAAAACTCTCCATACAAAAGTCAGGCCGTTCTTGTGCAAATTCTGCGGGAAGTCCTACAGGAATCCCGGGCAGTTGCGTGTGCACGAGAGGACGCACACAGGAGAGAAGCCACATAAGTGCACATACTGCCCGAAGGCATTCAGTCACAGAGAAACCCTCCTAACTCACATCACAATGCACACGGGCTTCAAGAGATTCATGTGCTCAGGCTGTGGCAAGAGATTTGCCTGCATCTCCAATCTTCAGGTGCACCGGAAGGCACATGCAGACACATGTGGGTTGGTGCCTAATTGTACGAAAGCCGTTGGGCCAATGGATATTCATTTAATGCCCCAGGAAGATAATCAGATGTAA